One Neovison vison isolate M4711 chromosome 2, ASM_NN_V1, whole genome shotgun sequence genomic window carries:
- the GCLM gene encoding glutamate--cysteine ligase regulatory subunit, giving the protein MGTDSRAAGALLARARTLHLQTGNLLNWGRLRKKCPSTHSEELRDCIQKTLNEWSSQISPDLVREFPDVLECTVSHAVEKINPDEREEMKVSAKLFIVGSNSSSSMRNAVDMACSVLGVAQLDSVIIASPPIEDGVNLSLEHLQPYWEELENLVQSKKIIAIGTSDLDKTQLEQLYQWAQVKPNSNQVNLASCCVMPPDLTAFAKQFDIQLLTHNDPKELLSEASFQEALQESIPDIQAQEWVPLWLLRYSVIVKSRGIIKSKGYILQAKRRGS; this is encoded by the exons ATGGGCACGGACAGCCGCGCGGCCGGGGCGCTGCTCGCGCGGGCCCGTACCCTGCACCTGCAGACGGGGAACCTGCTCAACTGGGGTCGCCTGCGGAAGAAGTGCCCGTCCACGCACAGCGAGGAG CTTCGAGATTGTATCCAAAAGACCTTGAATGAGTGGAGTTCCCAAATCAGCCCTGATTTGGTCAGG GAATTTCCAGATGTCTTGGAATGTACCGTATCTCATGCAGTAGAAAAGATAAATCctgatgaaagagaagaaatgaaagtttCTG CAAAACTCTTCATTGTAGGATCAAACTCTTCATCATCAATGAGAAATGCAGTTGACATGG CCTGTTCAGTTCTTGGAGTCGCACAGCTGGATTCTGTGATCATTGCTTCACCTCCTATTGAAGATGGAGTTAATCTCTCCTTGGAGCATTTGCAGCCTTACTGGGAAGAATTAGAAAACTTGGTTCAGAGCAAAAAGATTATTGCGATAGGTACCTCCGATCTAGACAAAACTCAGTTGGAACAGCTGTATCAGTGGGCACAG GTAAAACCAAATAGTAACCAAGTTAATCTTGCCTCCTGCTGTGTGATGCCACCTGACTTGACTGCATTTGCTAAACAATTTGACATACAGCTATTGACTCATAATGATCCGAAAG aactgCTTTCTGAAGCCAGTTTCCAAGAAGCTCTTCAGGAAAGCATCCCTGACATCCAGGCGCAGGAGTGGGTGCCCCTGTGGCTACTGCGGTACTCTGTCATTGTTAAAAGCAGAGGAATTATCAAATCCAAAGGCTACATTTTACAAGCTAAAAGAAGGGGTTCTTAA